The sequence TGCGCTGCGCGTAGTGAATTTGCATCGGCACCTGCAATCGCAGGATAGCGCTGCACGAACGTTGTCCGGGCAGATTCTGCGGTCAGGAACCTCCATCGGCGCGAATTTGGAGGAGGCGAGCGCCGGGCAGAGCAAGGCGGACTTCGTCTCCAAATGCGCCATCGCTCTCAAGGAAGCGCGTGAGACGCACTACTGGCTTCGATTGCTCGCCGCGTCGGAGATTGTGCCATCCGACCGCCTGGAGCCGTTGACGCACGAGGCTGACGAGTTGATTTCCATTCTGACGACGATCGTGCGTAAAGCTTCGCCCGCGCGAAAAACGTGATTGCCGTCGACAAAATGCGGCTCGAATTTCTCCATTCAACATTCAAAATTCCCAGTCGGTCGTCATTTGCGACCCCGGATGTCGCATGGTCCGTTTACCAATGTTTACACGAGCCCCGCGGATCAGCCCGTCGGACGAAGTCCGGCGCGAGGCGGGATCGCCGGCTTACCGGGAGAGAGGAGTCGAGATGACACGGAAGATGAGCGATTACGATCAAACGCAACTGGTTGCCATCCATGCGTGGAAGAGCCCGGCGCTCGGATGGTTTGGCCGGGCGATGGAGGAAATCAGTCGGCGAGTGGATCTCACGGCGCAGAAAGTTCTGGACGTTCCGGGTGTCGGATTCGTGCTGGAAAAGGGCTTCGGTGGACTGGTGTCGGTGCTCAACGACGCGGCCATCTGGTCGGTGCGACCCGATGCGATCATCGAGGACTTTCACAAGCACGGTCACGGCGAAGTGAACGCGATCGCGGACATTCGCGGCGTCATGCTGAAGGACGTCGACGAGACGATCGGCTACCTGGCCGCTAAATACAAAGGCATCGCACTGGCCGAGGGCGCGGCGACGGGATCGGCCGGCATTTTCGGCATTCCCGCGGATATCGTCGCGCTCCTCGCGCTGAACCTGCGTGCAATCGGCGAATACGCGACGTACTGCGGATTCGACGTTTCGGAACAGTCCGAGCGACTGTTCGCGCTCAACGTTTTGGGGCTCGCGTCGAGCCCATCCGATGCGTCGAAGCAGTTGGCCATGGCGCAACTTGCGAAGATCGCGAAAGAGGTCGCAAGGAAAAAGACGTGGAAGCAGCTTGAGGAACATGCGTTCGTGCAGATCCTTCAAAAGATCGCGCAAGGGCTCGGTATTCGATTGACCAAGGCGAAGCTCGCCGAGGCGATTCCGATTGTGGGCGGCCTCGTGGGCGCTGGCTTCAACGCGTACTACACGAGCAGGGTTTGCGACGCGGCGTATTTCCTCTATCGCGAGCGCTTTCTCGCGGAGAAGTACGGCGAAGACCTTATCAAGGGTGTCGGGAAAGAACCGGCGGATTTCGAGCCGGATTTTTCGAAGGATTGAAGGGCGTGCGTTGCGCCTGAATCGAACCATAAAACAGGAGAGAGCCGTGAGAATCGTTTTGGCTTTGGTCGTCGCGTCGAGTCTCGTCGTCCCCGCGTTGGCGTTCGCGCAGGCGGTTTCGCCGCAGGGTCCGCAGGTGGTTTTGCAGGTCGAGGAAAAAGATCCGGCGCACGCGCGGGCCATGGCGTTGTGGCCGATCTTCGGTCCCATCGCGGGGGCGAACTACGCGGGGTCGTCGCCGGATTCGGGCAATATCCCCGAGAGCCTGAAGCGGACGGCGCGGACGTACGCGCTCGCAAATACGGGCGAGATCCTCGGGATCGCCGCACTGGGATACTTCGTCGGACAGGGCACGGAAAGCGAGGACAAGAAGATCGTCACCGAAGCGGACGGATCGAAGAAACAGGTCACGGAGGAGGACCACAACGGTCGGTGGATCGGGCTGGGCGTCGGCGCGGGCGTCGGGCTCATCGTCGCGACGATCACGAACACCGGTGCGGGCGCGAAGTATGCAGACTACTGCGTGCGTTACAACCGCAAGCTCTACGAGAAGTTTCAGTGGACGCCGCCGCAGGTGAGCGTGGGGCCGAACGGCGAAACGAGCGTGGCGCCGGCGGTGCGTTTCCGATAGAAGGACGGGTGGCGCGGGTCGTCGTTTGCGCGGCGGCCCGTGCGAGCGACAGCTCGAATCAGAGCGGAAATCTGCTCGCGAGGGTGAGCGAAGATGGAACCGAACAAGCGAAGCTGGTCTGAATCCTTTCGCAATTTCGCCGTCGGGTTGCAGGCGTTTTTTCTCGCGTTGCACGCGCTTGTGAAACTTCTTCTGAGTGCGGGAGCCGTCGCCCTGGTTGTTGTCCTCCTCTCCAACTCCCACGGCGCGCTGGGCTGGATCGGCGAGCGGGTGCAGGGTATTTACCAGGTTCTGAAGCCGCAGCATCGCGTGACCACGACGGAACTGCAGACGATCATTACCAACCACGCGATCTTCGAACTCGCGACGT is a genomic window of Deltaproteobacteria bacterium containing:
- a CDS encoding four helix bundle protein, encoding MSETRTREKSSPRDIQKRAFEFALRVVNLHRHLQSQDSAARTLSGQILRSGTSIGANLEEASAGQSKADFVSKCAIALKEARETHYWLRLLAASEIVPSDRLEPLTHEADELISILTTIVRKASPARKT
- a CDS encoding EcsC family protein, whose protein sequence is MTRKMSDYDQTQLVAIHAWKSPALGWFGRAMEEISRRVDLTAQKVLDVPGVGFVLEKGFGGLVSVLNDAAIWSVRPDAIIEDFHKHGHGEVNAIADIRGVMLKDVDETIGYLAAKYKGIALAEGAATGSAGIFGIPADIVALLALNLRAIGEYATYCGFDVSEQSERLFALNVLGLASSPSDASKQLAMAQLAKIAKEVARKKTWKQLEEHAFVQILQKIAQGLGIRLTKAKLAEAIPIVGGLVGAGFNAYYTSRVCDAAYFLYRERFLAEKYGEDLIKGVGKEPADFEPDFSKD